The following are encoded in a window of Fusarium falciforme chromosome 11, complete sequence genomic DNA:
- a CDS encoding Protein kinase domain-containing protein, producing the protein MGLSLVELLPSGDIVKTPLAGDDREDDCRKEIAIEVDIYKRLGEHARLVKMKRWDPGAYTLTLEYMPSGTLESYLWSRLEQIPLSQKLGWISQAAEAVSLLHANDCRL; encoded by the exons ATGGGATTGTCACTGGTGGAACTGCTGCCGTCTGGGGACATCGTCAAGACTCCCTTGGCAGGTGATGACCGAGAGGACGATTGTCGCAAGGAGATCGCCATTGAGGTCGATATCTACAAAAGACTGGGAGAGCATGCTCGTCTTGTGAAGATGAAACGCTGGGATCCCGGAGCCTACACTCTAACCTTGGAGTACATGCCTAGCGGCACTCTGGAGAGCTACCTTTGGTCTCGCCTCGAGCAAATCCCATTGTCCCAAAAGCTTGGCTGGATCTCGCAGGCTGCCGAGGCTGTTTCCCTCCTCCATGCGAATG ATTGCCGACTTTAG